The Petroclostridium xylanilyticum region TGCATTTAAAACTTGTTCAAGTACATTACGAGTAGAAACAATTCCACCATGGCAGTTAATTTCCACAATATCCTCTTTGGTAAAAGTATGTGGTTCTCTCATTACCGAAACTAAAACTTCATCAATATTTTGTGATGTTCCCACTTTTACAATATGACCATAATGAATAGTATGAGATTTTACATTACTTAATTTTTTTCCCTTAGGACTTTTAAATATTTTATCTACAATAGTAACAGCATCCTTACCGCTAACTCTAATAATACCAATTCCACCAATACCGGGAGCCGTTGAAATTGCTGCAATCGTATCGTTCATGTACATCTATTTCCAACTCCATTTAATAAATTAAGAAGAACATTCGAAAATTATAAAATCCGAACCCAAAACTCTGAGCTACTTTCATACTAACTGCCACGCCGGGCGCACCCGGCACAAATAATGATGAAAATATGCTAAACCGGACTTTTTCTGTGGTTTCGGTTTTACTCCCCACTCCCCACTATTTTTATATTAACAAAAAAGCTGTGCTGTAGACCCTATATTATTTATATATTATAAGCCTTCAGCTACAGCTTTACGCACATCAGTGCTCTTATACTTCAAGTTTTTTACGATTATTTAAAGCTATGACTACTTTTCTATTCGGCTCTTCACCAATACTATAAGTAGTAATCATTTTATTATTCTGCAAAGTTGAATGAATTATTCTTCTTTCATATGGATTCATTGGCTCTAGTGTTATACTTCTTCTATATTTTAGCACTCTTTCTGCCAACCGCTTGGCAAGCTTAGATAGTGTTTCCTCTCTTTTTTTTCTGTAATTCTCGGTATCCATAGAAACTCTAATATATTCATTATCGCCTCTATTTACTACCAAGCTGGTGAGATATTGCAAGGAATCAAGAGTTTCACCCCTTCTTCCAATAAGG contains the following coding sequences:
- the jag gene encoding RNA-binding cell elongation regulator Jag/EloR, yielding MKNAVEKTGKTVDEAINAALAELNLGRDKVDIEVIDEGNKGLFGLIGTKVARVRVTPKETAEDRAREFLNSVFDKMKLKVKINFEEKGNSLNILLEGDDMGILIGRRGETLDSLQYLTSLVVNRGDNEYIRVSMDTENYRKKREETLSKLAKRLAERVLKYRRSITLEPMNPYERRIIHSTLQNNKMITTYSIGEEPNRKVVIALNNRKKLEV